A single region of the Solwaraspora sp. WMMD406 genome encodes:
- a CDS encoding ABC transporter ATP-binding protein, which yields MTTTSGTGTEIAARAVDVWKVYGTGEAQVIALHGVNVDLERARFTAIMGPSGSGKSTLMHCLAGLDTVTRGTITIGDTTVTGLRDKGLTTLRRDKIGFIFQQFNLLPTLTAEENILLPLSIAGRKPDKTWYDTVIDTVGLRDRLHHRPTQLSGGQQQRVACARALVARPEVIFADEPTGNLDSHASADVLGFLRNSVRDHQQTIVMVTHDPVAASYADRVIFLADGHIVTELTDPTAETVLDTLKDLDVTGAGAGAADREV from the coding sequence GTGACGACGACGTCGGGTACGGGCACGGAGATCGCGGCCCGGGCAGTCGACGTGTGGAAGGTGTACGGCACGGGTGAGGCGCAGGTGATCGCCCTGCACGGCGTGAACGTCGACCTCGAACGCGCCCGCTTCACCGCCATCATGGGACCGTCCGGCTCCGGCAAATCCACCCTCATGCACTGCCTCGCCGGCCTCGACACCGTCACCCGCGGCACCATCACCATCGGCGACACCACCGTCACCGGCCTGCGCGACAAAGGACTCACCACCCTACGCCGCGACAAGATCGGCTTCATCTTCCAACAGTTCAACCTCCTACCCACCCTCACCGCCGAAGAGAACATCCTCCTCCCCCTGTCCATCGCCGGCCGCAAACCCGACAAAACCTGGTACGACACCGTCATCGACACCGTCGGCCTGCGCGACCGACTCCACCACCGCCCCACCCAACTCTCCGGCGGCCAACAACAACGCGTCGCCTGCGCCCGCGCCCTCGTCGCCCGACCCGAGGTCATCTTCGCCGACGAACCCACCGGCAACCTCGACTCCCACGCCAGCGCCGACGTCCTCGGCTTCCTGCGCAATTCGGTGCGCGACCACCAGCAGACCATCGTCATGGTCACCCACGACCCCGTCGCCGCCTCCTACGCCGACCGCGTCATCTTCCTCGCCGACGGACACATCGTCACCGAACTCACCGACCCCACCGCCGAGACGGTCCTCGACACGTTGAAGGACCTCGACGTCACCGGTGCCGGTGCCGGCGCAGCGGATCGGGAGGTCTGA
- a CDS encoding ABC transporter ATP-binding protein, with the protein MTATVAGHNRAAARAVDVWKVYGTGEAQVIALHGVNVDLERARFTAIMGPSGSGKSTLMHCLAGLDTVTRGTITIGDTTVTGLRDKGLTTLRRDKIGFIFQQFNLLPTLTAEENILLPLSIAGRKPDKTWYDTVIDTVGLRDRLHHRPTQLSGGQQQRVACARALVARPEVIFADEPTGNLDSHASADVLGFLRDSVRDHQQTIVMVTHDPVAASYADRVIFLADGHIVTELTGPTPETVLDTMKKLDTPAVEAVV; encoded by the coding sequence GTGACCGCGACGGTAGCTGGGCACAATCGGGCCGCGGCCCGGGCAGTCGACGTGTGGAAGGTGTACGGCACGGGTGAGGCGCAGGTGATCGCCCTGCACGGCGTGAACGTCGACCTCGAACGCGCCCGCTTCACCGCCATCATGGGACCGTCCGGCTCCGGCAAATCCACCCTCATGCACTGCCTCGCCGGCCTCGACACCGTCACCCGCGGCACCATCACCATCGGCGACACCACCGTCACCGGCCTGCGCGACAAAGGACTCACCACCCTACGCCGCGACAAGATCGGCTTCATCTTCCAACAGTTCAACCTCCTACCCACCCTCACCGCCGAAGAGAACATCCTCCTCCCCCTGTCCATCGCCGGCCGCAAACCCGACAAAACCTGGTACGACACCGTCATCGACACCGTCGGCCTGCGCGACCGACTCCACCACCGCCCCACCCAACTCTCCGGCGGCCAACAACAACGCGTCGCCTGCGCCCGCGCCCTCGTCGCCCGACCCGAGGTCATCTTCGCCGACGAACCCACCGGCAACCTCGACTCCCACGCCAGCGCCGACGTCCTCGGCTTCCTGCGCGACTCGGTGCGCGACCACCAGCAGACCATCGTCATGGTCACCCACGACCCCGTCGCCGCCTCCTACGCCGACCGCGTCATCTTCCTCGCCGACGGACACATCGTCACCGAACTCACCGGACCGACCCCGGAGACGGTGCTGGACACCATGAAGAAGCTGGACACCCCGGCCGTCGAGGCGGTCGTCTGA
- a CDS encoding ABC transporter permease, whose translation MFRATLKSLLSRKLRLVLSGFAIILGVLFVSSAMVLTDSLGNRFERLFQTVNADVAVQVQATDSAAGQAEPPLLTDADIDRLAAIDAVAQVTGEASATGVIPFRDGDGKAVPSQAPQLGIGLRASGGDSDALLRVADGRAPAADDEVALTRLTAEQAGVDVGDRLRVYVSSAYETTEYEVVGVLEYSGGRSTLGGETLVAFTVPQAQRLFYGRTGVFGTAQLRAEAGVSDEELKETVTGALPAGFEALTGEEIADEQASQFTQLLTFVNWFFLGFALIALLVGMFLIFNTFSILVAQRSRELALFRALGASWAQVTGTVLVEALVVGLLASTLGLLAGIGAAAALQAAAVATLSLPAGGLIVSPLVIIVSYLVGVLMTVIAALVPAIRASSVPPIAAMRDVLRPDKSLTALTVVGGVATTLGVLLVGVGLAGVAGLTAIALGGGVLASIIGVALLSPALTRPVAGTVGRLVSWGTATGLGRRNALRNPRRTAVTAAALMIGVTLVSTIAVIGASLKATTTDLVENSLGAEVMILTNGQQLPTGREGFDPQRLDEVARIDGVTGTVAYHFAIMTADGRPNQLISATDLAEAESMFALETEQGRLDAGDDEAVVDVNTAESNGWSVGDEVSVATPRGGDRTYEIVGVYRTALTAGLILPESQVEYFAGPLAYQGFVSVAPDADVSRIVAEVEAVMADYPLVVVGDRSSFVAQQNALVDTLLGIFYVLLALAVLVAFLGIANTLVLSIYERTRELGLLRAVGMSRRQIRRMVRVESLLMAVFGCLLGVGVGVALGLAASFALRGQDILSVVSVPYGQLIGFVVAAALAGVLAAWIPAWRASRLNVLQAIAYE comes from the coding sequence ATGTTCCGCGCCACCCTCAAGAGCCTGCTGTCGCGCAAACTGCGACTGGTCCTGTCCGGGTTCGCGATCATCCTCGGCGTGCTGTTCGTGTCGAGCGCCATGGTGCTCACCGACAGCCTCGGCAACCGGTTCGAGCGGTTGTTCCAGACGGTCAACGCCGACGTGGCGGTGCAGGTCCAGGCCACCGACTCCGCCGCCGGCCAGGCCGAACCGCCGCTGCTCACCGACGCCGACATCGATCGACTGGCCGCGATCGACGCGGTGGCCCAGGTCACCGGCGAGGCCAGCGCCACCGGCGTCATCCCGTTCCGCGACGGTGACGGCAAGGCCGTACCGAGCCAGGCACCGCAGTTGGGGATCGGTCTGCGCGCCAGCGGCGGCGACAGCGACGCGCTGCTGCGGGTGGCCGACGGTCGGGCACCGGCGGCGGACGACGAGGTGGCCCTCACCCGGTTGACCGCCGAGCAGGCCGGCGTCGACGTCGGTGACCGCCTGCGGGTGTACGTGTCCAGCGCCTACGAGACCACCGAGTACGAGGTCGTCGGGGTGTTGGAGTACAGCGGCGGGCGATCGACGCTCGGCGGCGAGACCCTTGTCGCGTTCACGGTGCCCCAGGCCCAGCGGTTGTTCTACGGCCGCACCGGCGTGTTCGGCACGGCGCAGTTGCGGGCCGAGGCGGGGGTCAGCGACGAGGAACTCAAGGAAACGGTCACCGGCGCCCTGCCCGCCGGCTTCGAGGCGCTCACCGGCGAGGAGATCGCCGACGAACAGGCGTCGCAGTTCACCCAGCTGCTGACCTTCGTCAACTGGTTCTTCCTCGGCTTCGCGCTGATCGCCCTCCTGGTCGGGATGTTCCTGATCTTCAACACGTTCAGCATCCTGGTCGCCCAACGGTCCCGGGAGCTGGCCCTGTTCCGGGCGCTGGGTGCCAGCTGGGCACAGGTCACCGGCACCGTGCTGGTCGAGGCCCTGGTGGTCGGTCTGCTCGCCTCGACGCTGGGCCTGCTGGCCGGCATCGGCGCCGCCGCCGCGCTTCAGGCGGCGGCGGTGGCCACCCTGTCACTGCCCGCCGGCGGCCTGATCGTGTCACCCCTGGTGATCATCGTGTCGTACCTGGTCGGGGTGTTGATGACGGTGATCGCCGCCCTGGTGCCCGCGATCCGTGCCTCCTCGGTGCCGCCGATCGCCGCGATGCGCGACGTCCTGCGGCCGGACAAGTCGCTTACCGCGCTGACGGTCGTCGGCGGCGTGGCCACCACGCTCGGTGTGCTTCTCGTCGGGGTCGGGCTGGCCGGCGTGGCCGGACTCACCGCCATCGCCCTCGGCGGCGGCGTGCTGGCGTCGATCATCGGAGTGGCGCTGCTCTCGCCGGCGTTGACCCGCCCGGTCGCCGGCACCGTCGGCCGGCTGGTCAGCTGGGGAACGGCGACCGGGCTCGGCCGGCGCAACGCGCTGCGCAACCCGCGCCGGACGGCGGTGACCGCCGCCGCGCTGATGATCGGGGTGACCCTGGTCAGCACGATCGCGGTGATCGGGGCGTCGCTGAAGGCCACCACCACCGACCTGGTGGAGAACAGCCTCGGCGCCGAGGTCATGATCCTCACCAACGGCCAGCAGTTGCCGACCGGGCGGGAGGGATTCGACCCGCAGCGCCTCGACGAGGTCGCCCGGATCGACGGAGTGACCGGCACGGTCGCGTACCACTTCGCGATCATGACCGCCGACGGCCGACCCAACCAGTTGATCTCCGCGACGGACCTGGCCGAGGCCGAGTCGATGTTTGCCCTGGAGACCGAGCAGGGGCGGCTCGATGCCGGCGACGACGAAGCCGTGGTCGACGTCAACACCGCCGAGTCCAACGGCTGGTCGGTCGGCGACGAGGTGTCGGTCGCGACGCCGCGCGGCGGCGATCGGACGTATGAGATCGTCGGCGTCTACCGTACCGCGCTGACCGCCGGCCTGATCCTGCCCGAGTCCCAGGTGGAGTACTTCGCCGGACCGTTGGCGTACCAGGGGTTCGTCAGCGTCGCCCCCGACGCCGACGTGTCCCGGATCGTCGCCGAGGTGGAGGCGGTGATGGCCGACTACCCGCTGGTCGTGGTCGGCGACCGCAGCAGCTTCGTCGCGCAGCAGAACGCACTGGTCGACACCCTGCTCGGCATCTTCTACGTCCTGCTCGCCCTGGCCGTGCTGGTGGCCTTCCTCGGCATCGCCAACACCCTGGTGCTGAGCATCTACGAGCGCACCCGCGAGCTGGGACTGCTGCGCGCGGTCGGGATGAGCCGACGGCAGATCCGCCGGATGGTACGGGTGGAGTCGCTGCTGATGGCGGTCTTCGGCTGCCTGCTGGGGGTCGGGGTGGGAGTCGCGCTCGGGCTGGCTGCCTCGTTCGCCCTGCGCGGCCAGGACATCCTGTCGGTGGTGAGCGTGCCGTACGGGCAGTTGATCGGCTTCGTCGTCGCGGCGGCGCTGGCCGGTGTGCTGGCCGCCTGGATTCCGGCGTGGCGGGCCTCGCGACTCAACGTGCTGCAGGCCATCGCCTACGAGTGA
- a CDS encoding response regulator transcription factor, whose translation MNETATGTGPAGRPVRILLADDQPLLRTGFRMVLGAEDDLDIVGEAGDGTEAVDLARRLLPDVVLMDIRMPRLDGVAATKAIVDARLPVRVLILTTFDLDEYVVGALRAGASGFLAKDVPAEDLVTAIRTVAVGEAVVAPRILRRLLDKFAVTLPDPDAAPPKTLDVLTEREREVLTQMARGLSNAEIAAALSVSETTIKTHVGHVLTKLGLRDRVQAVVLAYESGLVRPKG comes from the coding sequence GTGAACGAGACCGCGACCGGCACCGGACCGGCTGGGCGACCGGTGCGGATCCTGCTCGCCGACGACCAGCCGCTGCTGCGGACCGGCTTCCGGATGGTCCTCGGCGCCGAGGACGACCTGGACATCGTCGGTGAGGCCGGCGACGGCACCGAGGCGGTGGACCTGGCCCGCCGGCTGCTGCCGGACGTGGTGCTGATGGACATCAGGATGCCCCGGCTGGACGGAGTCGCCGCGACCAAGGCGATCGTCGACGCCCGGCTGCCCGTTCGGGTCCTCATCCTGACCACCTTCGACCTGGACGAATACGTGGTGGGCGCGTTGCGGGCCGGGGCCAGCGGCTTCCTCGCCAAGGACGTACCGGCGGAGGATCTGGTGACGGCGATCCGGACGGTCGCGGTCGGCGAAGCGGTCGTCGCCCCCCGGATCCTGCGCCGGCTGCTGGACAAGTTCGCCGTCACGCTGCCGGATCCGGACGCGGCCCCGCCGAAGACGCTCGACGTACTGACCGAGCGCGAACGGGAGGTGCTCACCCAGATGGCCCGGGGGCTGTCCAACGCGGAGATCGCCGCCGCCCTGTCGGTCAGTGAGACCACCATCAAGACCCACGTCGGACATGTGCTGACCAAGCTCGGCCTGCGGGACCGAGTCCAGGCGGTGGTGCTCGCCTACGAATCCGGGCTGGTACGGCCGAAGGGTTGA
- a CDS encoding PD-(D/E)XK nuclease family protein: protein MTAETAQRTTIGADGESEAEFPRHATLSPSRAADFKTCPLLYRFRSIDRLPEQPTADQARGTLVHAVLERLFDLPAEQRTPAAAAALVTPVWQRLLAAEPALADVLAVTPAPDGPPSDADAPNADAPDAGAATTDGPVLVGRAAPQPELADFLGAARTLLDGYFTVEDPRRLEPAERETLVSTVVDGQLLIRGYIDRLDVSPAGELRVVDYKTGGAPREAFESRALFQLKFYALVLWRTRGVVPRVLRLLYLKDAEVCDYTPEAEELARFERTVLALWRAITRATELRDFRPKPSRLCDWCSYQAYCPVYGGTPPPFPGPAEEPVSSSGRSPG, encoded by the coding sequence ATGACGGCGGAAACGGCACAGCGGACGACGATCGGGGCAGATGGCGAAAGCGAGGCGGAGTTCCCCCGGCACGCCACACTGTCCCCGTCCCGCGCCGCCGACTTCAAGACCTGCCCGCTGCTCTACCGGTTCCGCAGCATCGACCGGCTCCCCGAGCAGCCCACCGCGGACCAGGCCCGGGGCACCCTGGTGCACGCCGTGTTGGAGCGGCTGTTCGACCTGCCGGCCGAGCAACGGACCCCGGCAGCGGCAGCTGCCCTGGTCACCCCGGTCTGGCAACGCCTGCTCGCCGCCGAACCGGCGCTGGCCGACGTCCTGGCGGTCACACCGGCACCGGACGGACCCCCGTCGGACGCCGACGCCCCGAACGCCGACGCCCCGGACGCCGGCGCGGCGACGACCGACGGTCCCGTCCTGGTCGGCAGAGCGGCGCCCCAACCAGAGCTGGCCGATTTCCTCGGCGCCGCCCGGACCCTGCTGGACGGCTACTTCACGGTCGAAGATCCGCGCCGGCTCGAACCGGCCGAACGGGAAACCCTGGTCAGCACGGTCGTCGACGGACAACTGCTGATCCGGGGATACATCGACCGGTTGGACGTCTCACCCGCCGGCGAACTCCGGGTGGTCGACTACAAGACCGGTGGCGCCCCCCGGGAGGCGTTCGAGTCGCGCGCCCTGTTCCAGCTCAAGTTCTACGCCCTGGTCCTGTGGCGTACCCGGGGCGTGGTGCCCCGGGTGTTGCGGCTGCTCTACCTCAAGGACGCCGAGGTCTGCGACTACACCCCCGAGGCGGAGGAACTGGCGCGCTTCGAACGGACCGTGCTGGCACTGTGGCGGGCGATCACCCGGGCCACCGAGCTGCGCGACTTCCGGCCCAAGCCGAGTCGGCTCTGCGACTGGTGCAGCTACCAGGCCTACTGCCCGGTCTACGGCGGCACGCCGCCGCCGTTCCCCGGCCCGGCGGAGGAGCCGGTCTCCTCCTCAGGAAGGAGTCCGGGTTAG
- a CDS encoding sensor histidine kinase, with product MEAVARTRASAEPRRRWWSTCRDATPPATWLSWLRQDTLLAGAAVVADLALTAAAPTQLDSGATWPVVLGWSLVAAIPIAVRRILLWPAVLLTVGTVGIPLAAGHQPLTMALAIVALTYTAAACSRLRAAVIATTVLWLPVLVSNAVLPAPDFPELSRPYVLLVNGLTALTCFFVGRTVHARRSSTRALVERARVAEESQRAAAEQAVADERRRIARELHDVVAHHVSVMGVLATGARRVLHRDPDAADEALGTIAETSRTTLREMRRLLDVLRTDAEPAGADLTPQPGLAGIETLVEQVREAGLPVTMRVDGVPGALDPGVALTIFRIVQEALTNAIKHAGDATAEVRLSFGVYWLIVEVFDTGRGPALGGKQLGHGLVGMRERVALYGGTLRTGPRPGGGFRIYAKLPMEQLGGTAREGVP from the coding sequence ATGGAAGCCGTGGCGCGGACTCGCGCGTCCGCCGAGCCGCGCCGCCGGTGGTGGTCGACCTGCCGCGACGCCACGCCACCGGCCACGTGGCTGAGCTGGCTGAGGCAGGACACACTGCTCGCCGGCGCCGCCGTGGTCGCGGATCTCGCCCTCACCGCCGCCGCACCCACCCAGCTCGACAGCGGCGCCACCTGGCCCGTGGTGCTCGGATGGAGCCTGGTCGCCGCGATCCCGATCGCCGTCCGCCGGATCCTGCTCTGGCCGGCGGTGCTGCTCACCGTCGGCACCGTCGGCATTCCCCTCGCCGCCGGCCATCAGCCGCTGACCATGGCGCTGGCCATCGTCGCGCTCACCTACACCGCCGCCGCGTGCTCGCGGCTGCGGGCAGCGGTGATCGCCACGACGGTCCTGTGGCTGCCGGTGCTGGTGTCCAACGCGGTGCTGCCGGCACCGGACTTCCCCGAGCTCTCCCGACCGTACGTGCTGCTCGTGAACGGGTTGACCGCACTGACCTGCTTCTTCGTCGGCCGGACCGTACACGCCCGCCGCTCGTCGACCCGGGCGCTCGTCGAACGGGCCCGGGTGGCCGAGGAGAGCCAGCGGGCCGCGGCCGAGCAGGCGGTCGCCGACGAGCGGCGGCGCATCGCCCGCGAGCTGCACGACGTCGTCGCCCACCACGTCAGCGTGATGGGGGTGTTGGCCACCGGCGCGCGGCGGGTTCTCCACCGCGACCCCGACGCGGCGGACGAAGCGTTGGGCACCATCGCCGAGACCAGCCGCACCACGTTGCGGGAGATGCGGCGGCTGCTGGACGTCCTGCGTACCGACGCGGAGCCGGCCGGCGCGGACCTGACCCCGCAGCCCGGGCTGGCCGGCATCGAAACCCTGGTGGAGCAGGTACGCGAGGCGGGTCTGCCGGTCACGATGCGGGTCGACGGCGTACCCGGCGCGCTCGATCCGGGCGTCGCGCTGACCATCTTCCGGATCGTGCAGGAGGCGTTGACCAACGCGATCAAGCACGCTGGTGACGCCACCGCAGAGGTCCGCCTCAGCTTCGGTGTCTACTGGTTGATCGTCGAGGTGTTCGACACCGGCCGTGGCCCGGCCCTCGGGGGCAAGCAGCTCGGGCACGGGCTGGTGGGCATGCGCGAGCGGGTGGCGCTGTACGGCGGCACGCTGCGGACCGGACCTCGACCGGGCGGCGGGTTCCGGATCTACGCCAAACTACCGATGGAGCAATTGGGTGGCACCGCACGTGAAGGAGTCCCGTGA